GCTGTTGCTTTGCAAGCTGCCGCCCGAGATTTCCGCGAAAATTTCGCAGGCAAAACGCACGTAGAAATTTCGACGacgtttaattatttttttttctctggttgTTCAGCTTAAATGTCAATGTTAACGACGTGTCATAAATCTGCAATTTATTATGTATTTGTATTTAAATGCTAATAACTcctcccccacacacacactaatGCCCcacacgaaataaataaataaataaataaataaataaataaataaataaataaataaataaataaataaataaataaataaataaataaataatctgaTCCTCAGAACTCCAGGAATACAAAGATACTACCATGTTTAGGAGCATCCACGAACCAGTTTTCAATTCCGTTTCAGCGGAGGTGTGCCATTCGTGACGTCATGACGCATCAGATCGTCCCATTGGAAAAAGGTCACCGCGACGTTTCGGCACTCGCTCAGGCTAGCTCGGTCACCTGCTTACAGATTGTGGCGAGCGAGTCGGAGTGACTATCAAAATGTTCACGCTTTGTCCTGCTCCCAAGTGACAACCTTCTGCGTTATGAGGTCACGACACAGGAGTAACGGttgttaccaggggcgtagccagcaattgtTTTCTGGTTTGAGGGGGTTATCCGACCCCCCTAgcgttttatgtatgttcgtgcgtgtgtttgtatgtgtgcgcatgTATGATATACAGATGCGAAAtgtaaaaatttcggggtgggaggttgaacccccTCTAGCTGCGCCGGTGGGTGTTACATGccctaacctaacctaaaacTTCTTTCTGAAGGAGAAATCTTTTAAGGATCATCCTACACCTTTCTGCAAAGCGGCCATTTTACTTCACATCGCACTTTCTTCGTCCAACGAACTCAACGATCCCCGACCATCTACGGCGACGtgacgttccttttttttttttcactgtacgTATTAGTAGACTACCGAAATCATTCGTTCGATATTTACAAGCTCCTCAGGTGACCGGATGTCGATTCGCGAACGGCATTGCAAAGATTTAAATAAACCGTATACAAAATAATGCCAAAAATAATTCGTTATACACAAACCTTACGTTTGTTGTACTGCGGTTGGAAATGAAACACTGAATATACTATTCTAAAGTTCAAGCTTGTTTATAACGATTATTTGATCAGGAAGCTTCCATGTGGACATATCCTCACGTGGTCGCGACGAACGGTCAATAAGGCGTGCGCAGTGGACGCTAAATTTGATGCAACACGAAATTAAGATGCCAATTTAATCATCCTTATTCTTTTAATCGGTTGAAACGGCGTTTCATACATACGTCAAGGAGGCGAGCTCACGACCGTAAATATTCGCAAGGAGGCACACAATTCGAATTAAGCGATAGATTGGTGGCATCGATTTCGCTATAGCGCGATCAATGGTCGCCTGCACACTGCATAAGCCCATCCTACTCACAGGCAAACAAATGGATCATGACTCTAATCTGCGGGTGAAGTGCAACACCAAAGCAATGCAATGTCGGCTCTGACCACCACCAcataaattgcaaaaaaaagaagaaaaaaaaatcaccgctgGCAGTTAGGTTTATCGATCCCATTGGCTTTATTGAGCTCGCAACGGACAATACCCTCTTTTACAAATTATTTGAGCGTAAAAACACATCGACCACCTGAAAGCCCTGATCGATAAGCACGCGAACCGGAAATGGCGCTACGCATGGTTGCTTCATGCATGATTTAACCCATATCTAAAACGCGTCATGTAATTGCGGCGCCACTAGATTATCAAAGGATATCTAACTTACTGTTTAAGCATAGCGGTACATATATTAAGATATTCATGGCGCAGGTTGTTTCCATGGCTTGCGCTCGGGTTTGTCTGAACCATAGGCACTCATGCATGTGCCAAACTGTGTGCTACCTTTAGAACAACGTGGCATCGAGGAATAGGCAAATTCAGCAGAACAGCACTTATTAGCCTAGCAAGACTAAGACAATTACAAAATCTGGCCCAAttaaggaagaaaacaaaaattaagGCGACTATGTGCTACAGTTCGCCTCGAGTTAAAGAGCGCACGTCAAACTGTCCGCGAGCAAAAAGGTGCGCGCGTATGGCGTATTTTAACAAACCAAAAATAAAATGTAATGCGACATGCATATAAATCGATTACTTGTCTTACGTGTGTCGATAAAGAGACGCTCGAAACATGCTCCGTTGGCGTTGATATTCCATTCGGTATACGTGTTCCTTTCGAACGAATTAGTTCTATTCACGCCAGTGCTATGTCAGCATACGtttctctgacgtcacacgcggcgCGCTTGTCGCCACAAACCGACGTTTTTAGTAACAAGGAATCACTACGAGCGACTGATTTGGCTTTTCATAGAACAGAACGCCGTGTATATGCCGTTCGTTTGCTTAATTTTAATTAGTTCGTGTCTGCTGGATATAGTGTCGCGTGGAATTAGTTTGTTAAGGTATAcagctcacacacacacacacacacacacacacacacacacacacacacacacacacacacacacacacacacacacacacacacacacacacacacacacacacacacacacgagctaCGCAAGTTCCGAATATATTAAATTGTTAGATGTCTGAATGCAGTTTCCCCCATATAAACGCAGCGCGAATGATGCCCAGAAATTGAGGCAAATTTTTCGTTACGCAGTTGTAGTTTTGCACCTGCAATTAAAACGTGAGTCAGACAGAAAAGAACACATTCGTGTCTCTGCGCATGTGTTCAACAGATCTGTGTCGTTAACACGAATAGTTAAGATCAATATATGAGTCTGGTATGTAATCTGAAAGTGCACACCCACAGCTATTACAAAAATGAAGACATCACGGTATTTTTATTACCGGCTGTTATTTttacggaaagaaagaaaacacagacGCGGAAAGCCAAAGTTCACGTCACAAGCACGCCCCCAAAAGCACGCTTGCAAGCTACTCGAGGTGTGTACCTCGCCCCTGCAGAAAGCTTCGCCGCAACGCTCACCGATCAGCGGAGGAAGACATCATCCCCGATGAAACCGAAACGCACCGGCCCTGGCTCTGCGGCGGTGCAGCGGCGTCATATTTATCGCGACCAAGTCGCAGCGCCAGCCAGCTGGGGCACGACACCACAAAAATGGGGGCAAGATGGCTCGCGACACTTTGgaatgacacttttttttttttcccagtttcGTTTTCACCACTTCACTAGCTGCGCGAATATCTCGGGTGTCCTGCCTCGGGAACTCCACTGGCCCGTCAACGTCAACGCAGCGATGGAACACAAGCGAGGGAGAGAGCGCGAGGATGCTCGATTCAGTCACGCGACGGCAATTGGCGTCAACGTCCTGTCGTAAAATTACGCACCGACATTGCCCGGGTCCCCGCGCAGGACCCACCTAGCGCTCATTAGGCTTACGGCGACGCCGACCCGCGCATAGGAACAGCGTAGCGCGAGAGAAAGTGTGTAACAGCGTAGTCGTACTTACTGCCAGGACAGACCAATGCCGTGCAATCGGTCTCGGAACGATCTCTGACGGGTCGGTCCCGACGAAGACATTGTTGTCGCAACTCCGTCGCAGATCCCCGAAACAATGTTTCTTTTGCGGGATGTCTATCCCTCGACGAGCCGCTCACGACGACGCACAGAGATCAGCCGCTGCAGCACCATAGTTTTGCCTGCAGGAGCCGCTGTTACCACCATAATATATCGTTGACTGTCGCGACGTCGGCGATCAAGCGTACACACTCGGGCAGGTGCCTCGTCGTTGTCTCGGCCGCTCCGTTTCGGGGGCGAAGCCGTCAAGGTCGCGTCGGCGCTGCGCCGACGCACGCAGCATGGAAAGCGGCGGGCGAGGAGCTCTGGCGGCGCCGAGGCCGAGCCCGACGACGCTCTCCGAGGCAAGGCGCTCGATGCACGCCGAAACACTACCGAtgcgcctctttctttttttttttttttttacgtaagcAAACTCCAGGGACGAGCTCAGGTGTGCGCAGCGCACCGGTATCGAAGTCCGCACTGCGCGAACTGGCGATGGAGAAGCAGCGGAAGAGAGGCGCTAGAGAGCGGTCACCGTTGCTGCTGCGCTAATCCGAATGTTTACAATTGCACGGGTTGCACACCTCCAGCAACAGCGACGTTGCTCGCAATCGCCACCGAAATCGCCGTATCCGCGACGATTATGACGTCTTTGACGATGGCGCCATCTCTCCACGTTAAAGTGTTTTGTTACGGCGGCTTCAGCATCACACATAGCTTCCGAGCACCTGTCCAACCCTcccgccaagaaaaaaaaaactggtgttGAAAATCTCGGAAGCCATACTTTTGCGGTTTTCGCTTAATTTTGCTTTTCTCGACGGCCACTAGGGCGCTCAATTTCCGGTAGGCGCCATTGATCCCCGTATGTGCTCTTTCCCAAGGGAGCCATGGCGCCGACGTAAGTGCCGCCGTTTGTACTTGGAAAATCTGTCTACATCGTGGTCTAAACTTGCTCTAAAAATGTCATCCGCTCAGTACGTGAACCTAAATAACTGTTGAGTCAGCTGTCGTAATTATTTGTTGCCGCGGCTGTATTAAATGTTCTTAAAAAAACTTCATACCGCTTCAGTGTCGTCGGGCACGCATTGAGTGATAGTTGCAACGAGTGTTCTTTTCTCTGCGCAGGACAGCAGCCAAGCCCGAGAAACAGAAGCTTCCGGAGGTTCCCGAGACCCTCCTCAAGCGCCGCAAACAGCGTGCTATCTCTAAAGTTAAACAGCTAGAAAATGCTATTAAGCAGAGAAAGGTAAGAGGTCGCGTCATGACTGATGCCGGATCATGTGTGCCCTGCCGTGGTTTTGACATCCTCTTGCCTATTCTCTTGTACAGGCTAAGCGTGCCAAGCGCCTCGAGATCTTCAAGAGGGCCGAGCAGTACGTTAAGGAATACAGAAGACAGGAACGCGACACGATTCGCCTGAAGCGTGTGGCCAGGAACAAGGGAAATTTCTACGTTCCCGCGGAGCCCAAGCTTGCGGTCGTCATCCGTATTAGGGGGTAAGCACAACACATTCTTCTATGTAAACTGTTGTTGCGTGTTTAGCAGAATTCCCGGTGTTCACTATATTGGATGAGCGTTCTTTTGACGCTGTGACATACTCGTGTATGTTGCTGAAGTGGCACAACGCCGCGTCTGTCtagtgggcacatggcggaaatACATTGGCGTGTTGTGTTTGTATGTTTGCATTTTCTGCTGTTGAGCGGCAAGGGATTTAATCTTACGTTTGCATGGTCAATGCACACAGGGTAACATAATGATAGCAGCATCCTGTGAAAATTTCTGCATACGAGGCGTTGCATTTATGTTACAAGTGACATTGACTCCTCGGTCCTGAACTTGTGTAGTAAGTAGTTGGTGCCTGTGCTTATTCTATAACGGAAGCTTCGCTACAGGCGGCTTGTATATTTCACCGGATAAACACGCTAGCTGTTTTTGCTGTTGCTAAAGGGAGGGAAAGAATAAGATATTTTGTTGCTCCATCCTGCTTTGCATGTGCCAAGTTGCAAATTTCGGCATTTACACTGAATTACTAATGTGATCTTGAGAGTTCAAGGAATGGCCACACGCACAGCTTGTAGAATTACGCTGCGAAGTTAGTTTGTCCATCTTTGGACCATTGAGTTGGTGCTACGGGGACACGTATGCTGGCCAGTGGTAAAGCTCATCATCTGTTAAAAATGGCTGTGTGAATGGCCATTGGCGCCTATCTGTGATCCTCGAGGGATTATGTTAGTGGCTACTTTACCCTGTGTTGCTCCATGTCTGTGCAGTGTGAACGGTGTGAGCCCCAAGCCAAGGAAAGTGCTGCAGTTGCTGCGCTTGCGACAGATCAACAATGCCACTTTCGTCAAGCTCAACAAGGCCACCATCAACATGCTGAGGATTGCTGAGCCCTACATCACCTGGGGGTGAGCACATGTGGCTTTTTCTTTCCGGTATTTTCTTTAATGTTGACTTCTGCTTCATCCAACATCTTGACAAAGCAAGACAAGTTTCCAGAGCCTCTCAGCAAGCCctactgaaatttttattgacgcactggaagttgtaaagcacCAAGTATGGAGCATTTAGCAAAACACTTTTTCAAATTCATTAATCTTGCCAAGGGGGTAGAGCCACTGTCTGCAGACTCTTCCCCAGGCTGCAAGCGTCATACTTTCTCTTCATTCTTCCATATGTCATTTCCGAGAATAGTACTGCCCTTCTTTGTCTGttcaagccaggcgacaaacaaGGCTAACCTCTCcaggaatttcattaaagattattatctctctctctctctttgaattGTTGTTTGCGAAGCAAATCTGAATATCTGCCATGGTGGTGTAGGCGCCcagcaatgcagttttcgagATCCAACAGCTGCAGAACACGtagcctagcgagtagaagcgGCAAAATCGGGCCTGACAGTGCacttattgggggggggggggggggggggggtcacgcatattttcAACACCCCAGAAGGAATTATGGCCAGATCCAGGGAGCCTTCGTTATAAAGGTGtacaaaagggagacacttgagcatgTTGATGTGTTATGCTGGCTATGCTGAGGCAGCAAATAGAAGCTCCATTTTGCCGTCTGGTTAGTGACGGGTGcctacagtggttatggtgcttggctgctcacCTGAAAGTTGCAGGCTTTGACCCTGGCGTGACAGTCGCATTTGGATGGtggtgaaatggtagaggcccgtgtactgtgtgatgtcagtgcacattaaagaagaccagatggtctaaagttccggggccctccactatggcatgcaTTATAATCATATtatggctttggcacgtaaaacccaagatattattaaaGTCTGGAAGTCCAGCACCAGCCTTGCATGCTCTACATTGGCCCTTGGTTATTGAAAGGAAGGGTGCAGAACAGTTTCATACATTGCAGACACTGTCACCAACGGGCAGCAAGTTTCTGAGATGCAGGTGTTGCCATTGATACACTCTGAACCATGCAGCACTCTTCCTCTCTTTGCATAATTGATGCACTGTCCCTTAACCAGCCAGTGGCTAACAAAAACTGGCTTGGTCAGAAAAATGTGCATAAATCGTATTGGCGCACGAGAACTCCCCCTGTTCCTCATCCATGGACTTGAGGGAAAGTCACGCATTGCCAGACACTTTCCTGCCTGTCTCACGAAGTTCGTTAATATAATTAACCCTGAATGTAGTAGTGTAAATTGGTTGACTTTGATACAGCTGATTAGACATTAATTTGACCCTGAATGGACCGATAAAGATGGGCTAATCCGTAATTGTCCGGCAGCTCAAATTAAGTAGGTGGCACGGAAAAAGCAGCAAGAACTTGAAGGGCGCTCGAGCTTCGCCATCAAGATTAGAACGCGATAGTGCAATCAGGCCCTGATCACACCGCTTTCTCATTTGCTTGCTACGCTTCGctcctcggtggacacctcaactgtgCCGCGAGGGAGAGAACGTCTGTGCTCGTGACAGATGCAGTTTTAAGCTCTCCTAGAATGCTTACTCCAAGTAAAGTTGCGAATTAAGAAAGTACCCCCTACACTTTTGTGAGGCAATATGTGCACCTGCACACTTAGATGAtgtggccataggtcggcaaactcactcatgagtcgactcactcagactcactcaggctcagatcgagccgtgagtctgagtctgagtgagtccgggtgagtaatattttggtgagcttgagtcagagtgagtccagttgagaaaatttttagtgagtctgagttcgagtgagtccggttaaggaaaactttggtgagtctgagtccgagtgagctctaagcacaaaatatatttcttgagtgagtctgagtgagctccacacttttttgccgacctatcgttctgTCTACagcacttcagcattactatcagccttatggcGGCTGACGTTTATagtcccgtcgactcacacatacttcaaagccctagagttcatacgccagctcaatatttgctgatcagaggcatgagttgcagaggtggggtgggggggATACCATAAACTGCCCCCGAAAATTCTTTCGCAGGAAGttcttgttaaaaatattttgtctgagtcatctctttcaataaaaatgtccttactggatttcaactactgataactcatatctgaaggtacgaaatcaaaaggCGCCAACTAGAGCGCCAATTATGCAAGTTATTGGtgtgaaagagcattgacaccatagcCGATAAAACCAacaactcacccggactcactcagactcactcaggctcagatcgagccgtgagtctgagtctgagtgagtccgggtgagtaatattttggtgagcttgagtcagagtgagtccagttgagaaaatttttagtgagtctgagttcgagtgagtccggttaaggaaaactttggtgagtctgagtccgagtgagctctaagcacaaaatatatttcttgagtgagtctgagtgagctccacacttttttgccgacctatcgttctgTCTACagcacttcagcattactatcagccttatggcGGCTGACGTTTATagtcccgtcgactcacacatacttcaaagccctagagttcatacgccagctcaatatttgctgatcagaggcatgagttgcagaggtggggtgggggggATACCATAAACTGCCCCCGAAAATTCTTTCGCAGGAAGttcttgttaaaaatattttgtctgagtcatctctttcaataaaaatgtccttactggatttcaactactgataactcatatctgaaggtacgaaatcaaaaggCGCCAACTAGAGCGCCAATTATGCAAGTTATTGGtgtgaaagagcattgacaccatagtcgataaaaccaattatacgctgacagactcatgagtcgagtcactcagactcactccgactcagacagagccgtgagtctgagtctgagtgagtccgactgagtaataattttgtgagtttgagtccgagtgagtccggctgagaaaactttcagcgagtctgagtccgaatgagtccggttgaggaaacttttcatgagtctgagtccgagtgagctctaagggcaaaatatattttatgagtgagtctgagtgatctccacattttttgccgacctatggatgtGGCAGATGTTGGTGATGTTCAATTATGCCTGAGTGCTTTGTGTGGGGTAAGCCTTTCATCCACCAGTGCATTGCAGAATTCAAATGGTATGACGACTGGCGCGGTTCTGCATTTTTGCCACACGGAGGGCCTGGCTTCAATTTCGGTTCGAACCCCCAGTTATCATCTTTTGCATCAGTCGCGATTTTTTGCTACTGTAGTCGCCATTAGGTGGTTTGTATGCATGTAAGATGACCAGCAATGTTCAAAATAACAAGCAAAGGCTAATTTAACGATTGAAATAATGAAACTTCGGTACCGTGGAAATTTGTGGGACACTGGCTGGGGCCTCCATTTGGGATGAAATTAACTTGAATCAAATCGATGAAGATATCCGGTGTAATAATACTGTATAAAATAACTTTGTGATGTCTTTTCGAAAGTGATGGCAACGCTAGGTGGGGAGAAATGGGTCTGATGATGGTAAAAGGCGATATATTCCGAAATGTTTTCTAATGCCACCTTTATATAAGCTGATTACGCGCATGGTGTGCATATTGTGTTTTGCGATTCTTCAGCATTGCGAAGTTTCTCTCTCACAAACTGCCTGTGGTACGGCATGTGTGATATGTGTGTACATTTTCTTAACAGCTATCCCAACCTCAAGACCGTGCGTGAGATGATCTACAAGCGAGGGTTCGGCCGCTTGGACGACCGCAGGGTGCCCCTGTCTGACAACACGGTCATCGAGAAGCGCCTTGGTCAGTTGGGATTTCCAATTTCAGAAACTCTTGCTGCTGCTTTCTTACTTTTGAACAGAGTTTGTTTTATATTATTCCCTTAAAGAAGGCCACATTTTCTGATAAGCTACATAGTGACGTGATCAAAACAGCTGAGTTATACAGAATATAATTTGCTACAAGGCTTACTGGGAGCAGTAGCGAATGTGAAAATTCATTGCTTTTTGTTAAAATGGTTTGTGATTATGAATCTGCTACGACTGTGTGGTTTTACAGCGTGTACCAAACACATCGGTGGGGCCCATAATGCTGTACTTTCTGCAAATACTATGGGGCATTTGCGATACTGAGGCTGCAATGAGGCTGACAGTGCAGAATGGTGAATTTGGTTAAATTTTCAAGGCTAttccttctttttgtgtgtgtgcgaccAAAACTTTGCAGAAATTTGAAAGTTGGTTCTCGAATGCGCCGCTAAAAAGGAATGTGAATGTCACTATTGTGTACTGCACTGCAGCAGCAGCATGCTGCGCATTTTGTTGCCTCCTGCAACAAAAATGTGTCTCTTGCATATCAGTGCACAGTATGTCCCTTAACCATCCAGTCGCTAAACAAACTGGCTTGGTCAGAAAAATGTGCACAAACTAAATCAGCGCTCGAGAGTTTTCCTCGTTCCTCACTCATGGACTTGGGGAAAGTCACATATGGCTGGACATTTATACCAGTCTGAATTGCAATGCTCATATACACCAATTTTCTGACTGGCTTGCATTCTcacaatacactcaaacctcattataacaaagtcgcatctgccacgaaaataacttcgttatatccgagaatttgttataaacgtttatttgtaacattgtagctgtgacaagactattcttcatttacttcgttataaccgataattcgttatatccgtgttcgttataacgaggtttgagtgtacatcgAGGCAGAATTTGTGTTTTGTGCATACTGCTAATAGCTTTATGATGCAGGGTAGACTTGTGTACACTTGCGGACATAAATGAAAGGCAATGTCAAGGTGGATAGCACCAAGCTGTATTAGCATGATGCAACCATAACTGCCAGCATCGCGTAGTCAAGTTCGCATTTTATGGCATGTTGCACCTGACGATAGTGCCTGAATGCAAAACACCAGTGCGTCTTTGACTATTGTGAATTGCCCAATACACTGACGTGCAAGAGTAAGCAAAAGCCTTTAGAATGAATTTTCTTTGCTGCCAGCATTCTGAAAACATATTGAAGTTGCACTTTTGCACGAGGATATATAAATACTGACTGTTAAACAGTCaccatttttttacttttttagatTTGTCTAAACCTTGTATTTGTTTCATGGTTTTATGCCGTGCTGCAATTAATTATCCAGTACCATTCACATGGCTACTCTTATTGCTCTAGGATCAGTTAAACTGTTGTTTCGGGTGGGTACTGCACTGCTTCAAACTGGGTCGGAGCGCAGTAGGTATCAGTCATGCGCCGTTAGGCAAGAGTACTGAAATAACCCCATAATTGCCTAATACTCGCAAGTTTTCCACAAGCTTAAAAATTATGGCTAGTACAATCTTAGTAACGTTAATAGGAACcaaaagaagcatgaaggtaacATAGTTGTCATTCATGCAGGCAAGCTGGGCATCATCTGTATTGAGGACCTCATCCACGAGATCTACACAGTAGGCCCCAACTTCAAGAAAGCCAACAACTTCCTGTGGCACTTCAAGTTGAACACTCCCCGCGGTGGATGGCGCAAGAAGACCAACCACTACAGCGAGGGTGGCGACTTTGGAAACAGGGAGGACCTTGTCAACCGGCTCCTCCGCAGGATGATCTAAAGCTTGCAATTGGTTGGTGTAATAAAAAGAGAAAGGACTCCACATAATCtgtgtatttttttctgtttaagtCTACGCtcagtccgtgcagagcgaaaactatcatcgtgaACTCGCACGTGCTCTccttgtcttcgtcttctgcttcgctcccaaacacGTGCACCACGTAGTctggtgtgggatgcaataactgatgAGTGAGACAAgtacagacagaaaaaaagggaaaaaagagagagaaaaaaggcaaagaagtaaaagagaaaaagagaaggctgcccagctccacacttccttcaggcttggcactagtGTGAAGCTGCCTCAGGAAAAAAATTATCATTCATATTGTGCTTGACAATAACATGAAATGCAAGAGAATGGACTTGAATAACTTAGAAACTGCATTTGCCCAAAATTATTTGAAATTAAATTTCACTGTGCAAGGTTTATCACAAGAATTGGTCAAAGGTTGACAGGTAAGCAGAACAACGATCTGGTGATTATGCTCAACTGTTGATGTGTGATAGGAATGCCTTCACTAAATTTTACAATAAAGTTGTAAGCAAAGCAGAGGGTATCGTGCACTCTTGCACATACTCTTTGCCATTTGCAGCTTACCTTGCTTAAAATCAAGTGAATAAATTGGTAGGGATGTAAATTTATAAACATCAATGTTATATGATTGCTTCTAGATTTTTACAGTTTATGTGAAACAGCAATGTGACGACACAAAAAATGGAATTTGCTGCAATATGTAGGTATGCAGGTCCATACTTAAAAGCTTATAAAATTGCCCACTTAATACTTGAATCAGTTCGCTAATGATATGAAGAACTTGTGCTGCTAGTTCAGCAGGCTTGTATGTGACAGTCTAGTTTCAGGGTCCCCTTAAAGCCTGCAAACTGCATCACGGCATTAAATGTGATTTCCTAGCTGCAAACAAAGGCATACAGGGCAATGTTCATGCTAACTGCATTGCCAGAGCTGCTCATGGAACTTAAATGGAGCCTACTGAAATGAAGTGAGCCCTGAAATCGCTGACTATTGGATGCCAGTTTGGGACACTACAGCCGTGCTACAGCTTGACTAGTTCCCAAGTGCTGTTGTTCCATTGCAACAGCAATACAATAATTAAGTTTAACATTTTATTGGAAATTGTGCAGTTTGTGCAAATGAACTTCAAAATTTTATGTGTGCCAACAGTGGCTTAGCCACAAGTTCATTTTGGAACAGACCTGAATTCATCCATCACCCAACTCACTCGCCCTCTCCATTTCTCATGGAAGGAAAGGGAATTTTTTTGAGGGGGCTaattttttgttagacacagccaaatAAACCCAACACACAATTATGCCAAGGAAATAAATTCATTTCATATATGTGCATCCTGGGTATAGTATACCATATCCTGGGGGCAGCATACACACGCACTTGTGAAAGACGATGGTGTGCGGTCCTTTCAATGTGCACACTTTTGCTTGTTTGTAGCTTTATCTGCCTTCAaagaataacaaaagaaaaagtaaagtaaaaagtaacaaa
This window of the Rhipicephalus sanguineus isolate Rsan-2018 chromosome 2, BIME_Rsan_1.4, whole genome shotgun sequence genome carries:
- the LOC119383184 gene encoding 60S ribosomal protein L7 isoform X2, whose product is MAPTTAAKPEKQKLPEVPETLLKRRKQRAISKVKQLENAIKQRKAKRAKRLEIFKRAEQYVKEYRRQERDTIRLKRVARNKGNFYVPAEPKLAVVIRIRGVNGVSPKPRKVLQLLRLRQINNATFVKLNKATINMLRIAEPYITWGYPNLKTVREMIYKRGFGRLDDRRVPLSDNTVIEKRLGKLGIICIEDLIHEIYTVGPNFKKANNFLWHFKLNTPRGGWRKKTNHYSEGGDFGNREDLVNRLLRRMI
- the LOC119383184 gene encoding 60S ribosomal protein L7 isoform X1, with translation MSSAQTAAKPEKQKLPEVPETLLKRRKQRAISKVKQLENAIKQRKAKRAKRLEIFKRAEQYVKEYRRQERDTIRLKRVARNKGNFYVPAEPKLAVVIRIRGVNGVSPKPRKVLQLLRLRQINNATFVKLNKATINMLRIAEPYITWGYPNLKTVREMIYKRGFGRLDDRRVPLSDNTVIEKRLGKLGIICIEDLIHEIYTVGPNFKKANNFLWHFKLNTPRGGWRKKTNHYSEGGDFGNREDLVNRLLRRMI